From a region of the Leptospira kmetyi serovar Malaysia str. Bejo-Iso9 genome:
- a CDS encoding YceI family protein encodes MRHFNRFVFLSFVLPVLFLTSGIDSSEVLKKEITFLAIHPMKEVRGVCKEVQVNAPQIAAAGSGYKLNSPFQIRIPILKIHSGDESRDSHIMEILGYPDTPEIVAVIESVVAPASGDTYTVRGKLTIHGLTQDFQSSAKVEAKDPGQIRVFGKVDVKFSDFKLEKPSLLFIKAKEEIEIGYDFLIKI; translated from the coding sequence ATGAGACATTTCAATCGATTCGTTTTTTTATCCTTTGTTCTTCCCGTTTTGTTTTTAACTTCGGGGATTGATTCTTCCGAGGTTCTCAAAAAAGAAATCACTTTTTTGGCGATTCATCCTATGAAGGAAGTGCGCGGAGTTTGTAAGGAAGTTCAGGTGAACGCTCCCCAGATCGCGGCGGCCGGTTCCGGTTACAAGTTGAATTCTCCGTTTCAAATTCGGATACCGATTTTGAAAATTCATTCCGGGGACGAAAGTCGAGATTCTCATATTATGGAAATCTTAGGTTATCCGGATACTCCCGAGATCGTTGCGGTCATCGAGTCCGTTGTCGCGCCCGCGTCCGGCGATACTTATACGGTTCGAGGTAAGTTGACGATTCACGGTTTGACTCAGGACTTTCAGTCATCGGCCAAAGTGGAAGCGAAAGATCCCGGACAGATCCGCGTTTTCGGAAAGGTCGACGTTAAATTCTCGGACTTCAAACTGGAAAAACCTTCCCTTTTGTTCATCAAGGCGAAGGAAGAAATCGAGATAGGTTACGACTTTCTCATCAAAATCTAA
- a CDS encoding PP2C family protein-serine/threonine phosphatase, with the protein MIRNKFFRLLLPGIRAKLSFFTAVLVVSILALTSAIYYNQQKNALEEKMNSELKAPLEYVNAAVLDLENLSHSLILIEEFKIRVKEKKQQLSKFKRKVLQKEGGLFGALKSFGASLGLNVKHNYYRKSVDTYFTRYLSEKEIREFETKVKSELRKENGAPIDAKLYDKMLILAKQTALARIGAEFSQVRIEQIEEEIKTIESEISAVGIDSKKKNSLLSEKEKLSKESKSLSKEISDSENRSALGETALTKTLQNFFKGAYKDKIVSLGLSPDKVRILAYDVSGKQTLDTGLLFPQSSGTGKKLLSLKEFEERKSGLFKNEDVLKTNGEYSEPENYEVGGRQYEVSFRTVFRNPGTAERSRIIISEIAENPDDWKEFLEEDKKFSLSLGELSQKIKARLAELRKSGTAKPASDGEFKNLYLQYRKIIKSRDSKLEELNPYKKARKKREEDWRSERNSLNAQVKSLNEELLVWQKKAVMPLKTDEKKISPEEIQETIRSLEARAEELRENLEKMDANKEDWSDLNFYQAPDSFGVLREAALDEFAFLPYRSDSNQMRRYWKNEEERKLSEKKRALLREWILAGNSETELPKSKLPILDSGILIRSRSEAEEWMWILDSTPLLSEMGEEPKGLGYDLLRKNHLGYNVIVLDRTEGLRKIRQNREELLRYTALIGGFAVLLAYVLAWMVARRIKRIVAQTEEVGKGNLDVEFPSAGYDEIGILSESLNRMTHGLKEREEMKGELLAAEEIQKRLLPEKLPSNLGDVAEFGAFYKAMAGVGGDYYDFIELSPNEVVLCVGDVSNHGVGPAIVMSLFRSQVRAILRKGERDLRKILLELNEYLYSDTPDHIFVTFFIAIYDRNTSKMRYASAGHVKPLLYDASEKKLRELPGGGLPIGMDENSFFETTIEPKSFQMDPGDLFFQYTDGLDEARNPQNVMYGKERIFQMLVANSQKSPTQVIQSIVDDLDGYTGKSVGSEGFSELSDDIAMIAMKRIK; encoded by the coding sequence ATGATCCGAAATAAATTTTTTCGTCTGCTTTTGCCGGGAATCAGGGCCAAACTTTCGTTTTTTACGGCGGTGTTGGTCGTTTCCATTCTCGCTTTAACCTCTGCGATCTATTACAACCAACAAAAAAACGCGCTCGAAGAAAAGATGAACTCGGAGTTGAAAGCTCCGCTCGAATACGTAAACGCTGCCGTTCTCGATCTGGAGAATCTGAGTCACAGTCTGATCTTGATCGAAGAGTTTAAGATCCGCGTTAAGGAAAAAAAACAACAACTCAGCAAATTCAAACGAAAGGTTCTTCAAAAAGAAGGCGGACTTTTCGGAGCGTTGAAATCCTTCGGCGCTTCGTTGGGTTTGAACGTGAAGCACAATTACTATCGTAAATCGGTGGATACTTATTTTACGCGTTATCTTTCCGAAAAGGAAATCCGAGAATTCGAAACGAAAGTAAAAAGCGAACTTCGCAAAGAAAACGGGGCGCCGATCGATGCGAAACTATATGATAAAATGCTGATTCTCGCAAAACAAACCGCCTTGGCTCGGATCGGCGCCGAATTTTCCCAAGTACGAATCGAACAGATCGAAGAGGAAATCAAAACGATCGAAAGCGAGATTTCCGCGGTGGGCATCGATTCCAAAAAAAAGAATTCTCTTTTGTCCGAAAAGGAAAAACTTTCCAAAGAAAGCAAATCGCTTTCCAAGGAGATTTCCGATTCGGAAAACAGATCCGCGTTAGGCGAAACGGCGCTCACGAAAACGCTTCAGAACTTTTTCAAAGGCGCGTATAAGGACAAGATCGTTTCGCTCGGTTTGTCGCCGGACAAGGTTCGGATTCTCGCGTACGACGTTTCGGGCAAACAAACCTTGGATACGGGTCTGTTGTTTCCGCAATCTTCGGGCACGGGTAAAAAACTTTTAAGCTTGAAAGAGTTCGAGGAAAGAAAATCCGGTTTGTTTAAAAACGAAGACGTTCTCAAAACGAACGGAGAATATTCCGAACCGGAAAACTACGAGGTCGGCGGAAGACAATACGAGGTTTCGTTTCGGACCGTTTTTAGAAATCCCGGAACAGCGGAAAGATCTCGTATCATCATCTCCGAAATCGCCGAGAATCCGGACGACTGGAAAGAATTTCTGGAAGAGGATAAAAAATTCTCCCTAAGTTTGGGGGAGCTTTCCCAAAAGATTAAAGCGCGGCTCGCGGAACTCAGAAAATCAGGAACCGCAAAGCCAGCGTCCGACGGAGAATTCAAAAACCTTTATTTACAATATCGTAAAATTATAAAGTCAAGAGATTCTAAATTAGAAGAATTGAATCCTTATAAGAAGGCCCGTAAAAAAAGAGAAGAGGACTGGAGATCGGAAAGGAATTCTCTGAACGCGCAGGTCAAGTCTTTGAACGAAGAACTTCTCGTTTGGCAAAAGAAGGCCGTGATGCCGCTTAAAACGGACGAAAAGAAAATTTCTCCCGAGGAAATTCAAGAGACGATCCGTTCTCTCGAAGCGAGGGCGGAGGAACTTCGGGAAAATTTGGAGAAGATGGACGCAAACAAAGAGGATTGGAGCGACCTGAATTTTTATCAAGCGCCGGATTCTTTCGGCGTTTTGCGGGAAGCGGCTTTGGACGAATTCGCGTTTTTACCGTATCGCTCCGATTCCAATCAGATGAGAAGATATTGGAAGAACGAAGAGGAACGAAAACTTTCCGAAAAAAAACGGGCGCTGCTCCGAGAATGGATTCTTGCCGGAAATTCCGAAACGGAACTTCCCAAATCCAAACTTCCGATTCTCGATTCGGGGATATTAATCCGAAGTAGAAGCGAAGCGGAAGAATGGATGTGGATTTTGGATTCGACTCCGTTGTTAAGCGAAATGGGCGAAGAGCCCAAGGGGCTCGGTTACGATCTTCTTCGTAAGAATCATTTGGGTTATAACGTTATCGTTTTGGATCGCACCGAAGGGTTGAGAAAGATCCGTCAGAACCGGGAAGAACTTCTGCGTTATACGGCATTGATCGGAGGTTTTGCGGTTCTTCTTGCGTATGTTCTCGCTTGGATGGTCGCGAGAAGAATCAAACGAATCGTCGCTCAAACCGAGGAGGTCGGAAAAGGAAATCTCGACGTGGAATTTCCGTCCGCGGGTTATGACGAGATCGGAATTCTAAGCGAGTCGCTCAATCGGATGACGCACGGTTTAAAGGAAAGGGAAGAGATGAAGGGCGAACTTCTCGCCGCAGAAGAAATTCAAAAAAGACTTCTTCCCGAAAAACTTCCGAGCAACTTAGGCGACGTCGCGGAGTTCGGAGCGTTTTACAAAGCGATGGCCGGAGTCGGCGGGGATTATTACGATTTTATCGAATTGAGTCCGAACGAAGTCGTGCTTTGTGTGGGAGACGTTTCCAATCATGGAGTAGGGCCCGCGATCGTGATGTCCTTGTTCCGTTCTCAAGTGCGCGCGATTCTCCGCAAAGGGGAAAGGGATCTTCGGAAAATTCTTCTCGAACTGAACGAATATCTTTATTCCGATACGCCCGATCATATCTTCGTTACTTTTTTTATCGCGATCTACGATCGAAACACTTCCAAGATGAGATACGCTTCGGCGGGTCACGTCAAACCGTTGTTATACGACGCTTCCGAAAAAAAACTCAGGGAACTTCCGGGCGGAGGTTTACCGATCGGGATGGATGAGAATTCTTTCTTTGAAACAACGATAGAACCGAAATCCTTTCAGATGGATCCGGGCGATTTGTTTTTTCAATACACGGACGGTTTGGACGAAGCGAGAAATCCTCAAAACGTAATGTACGGTAAGGAAAGAATTTTCCAGATGCTCGTCGCAAATTCTCAAAAATCTCCCACTCAAGTAATTCAATCCATTGTGGACGATTTGGACGGATATACGGGCAAGAGTGTCGGAAGCGAAGGTTTTTCCGAACTTTCGGACGACATCGCGATGATCGCCATGAAGCGGATAAAATAA
- a CDS encoding ATP-binding protein yields the protein MDSKKETTHTFPNDLSELSKIREAVRGFLGNECGDLIRGRLVFAVDEAITNVIEHGFPDQRASNVELKMRKNKDTWRFTITDEGIPFDPTLKKSDTWKELFETGADGGFGLRSLKKIMTVRYKRLKKPERNRLTLIHTRFENDPK from the coding sequence ATGGATTCTAAAAAAGAAACAACGCATACGTTTCCGAACGATCTTTCCGAACTTTCCAAGATTCGGGAAGCGGTTCGCGGTTTTTTGGGAAACGAATGCGGGGATTTGATTCGGGGTAGGCTCGTGTTCGCCGTCGACGAGGCGATTACGAACGTGATCGAACACGGCTTTCCGGACCAAAGAGCGTCTAACGTTGAACTTAAGATGCGGAAGAATAAGGACACTTGGAGATTCACGATCACGGACGAGGGAATTCCATTCGACCCCACGCTGAAAAAAAGCGACACTTGGAAGGAACTTTTCGAAACCGGAGCGGACGGAGGTTTCGGTTTGAGATCCCTGAAAAAAATCATGACGGTCCGATACAAACGGCTTAAAAAACCGGAACGAAATCGCTTAACGCTCATTCATACGAGATTCGAAAATGATCCGAAATAA
- a CDS encoding STAS domain-containing protein, whose product MATLTIQEKKEGNLLVLQVHGEIDAKTAPDLKLKLESSIGNGVTQIVCDFSGVSYIASAGIGVLNSILKFLKEKSGELVFSNIKKEVRDTMDLMYFTKKIRIFESVKDALAAF is encoded by the coding sequence ATGGCGACACTTACGATTCAGGAAAAAAAAGAAGGAAATCTTTTGGTTCTCCAAGTCCACGGAGAAATTGACGCGAAGACCGCGCCCGATCTGAAACTGAAGTTGGAATCCTCGATCGGAAACGGCGTGACACAAATCGTCTGCGACTTCTCGGGAGTTTCCTACATCGCTTCCGCGGGAATCGGAGTTTTAAACTCCATTCTCAAGTTCTTAAAGGAAAAGTCTGGCGAACTCGTGTTCTCGAACATCAAAAAGGAAGTACGGGATACGATGGATCTCATGTATTTCACGAAGAAGATAAGAATTTTCGAATCCGTAAAGGACGCGTTAGCCGCGTTTTAA
- a CDS encoding VOC family protein, translating to MFSLKYRDSIGISSEDPKASISFYRNLFGMKLEEEDSSSIKTLKLDNIHLVISDSRTGEESVSRHLLDHIAFRVDSDSFDRAAEELSRQGAEVSEIVDHGLVRSIYFKDPDGYLVELIC from the coding sequence ATGTTCAGTCTGAAATACAGAGATTCGATCGGAATCTCTTCCGAAGATCCGAAAGCGAGTATCTCTTTTTATAGAAATCTTTTCGGAATGAAATTGGAGGAAGAGGATTCGAGTTCGATAAAAACATTAAAATTAGATAATATTCATCTAGTGATATCTGACTCAAGAACGGGCGAGGAATCGGTCTCGAGACATCTTCTCGATCATATCGCGTTTCGAGTGGACTCGGATTCCTTCGATCGAGCCGCCGAGGAATTATCGCGCCAAGGAGCGGAGGTTTCGGAGATCGTGGATCACGGTTTGGTTCGTTCGATTTATTTCAAGGATCCGGACGGATATTTGGTCGAGTTGATCTGCTAA
- a CDS encoding RNA polymerase sigma factor, which produces MASLEQFYRRERRKILAWIRYRVADPEEAEDILQESFVSALGEMNAAGEIENMIAYTYSVLRNKVKDWYRKRKTNQYRLSALGEEFELDSFLPDAAPNPEKEFYRSVLLEELALAIEELPADQKFAFVENSFQGKTFQEISSQTGIPEGTLSARKTYAKEFLNRRLKDLKSVFLENF; this is translated from the coding sequence TTGGCTTCATTGGAACAATTCTATCGAAGGGAGAGAAGAAAGATTCTCGCTTGGATCCGATATCGCGTCGCCGATCCGGAGGAAGCGGAGGACATTCTACAGGAATCCTTCGTTTCCGCTCTCGGTGAAATGAACGCGGCCGGAGAAATCGAAAACATGATCGCATACACGTATTCGGTTTTGCGAAACAAGGTAAAGGATTGGTATCGGAAACGAAAGACGAATCAGTATCGCCTTTCCGCGTTAGGCGAAGAATTCGAACTCGATTCTTTTCTACCCGATGCGGCACCGAATCCCGAAAAAGAATTCTATCGATCCGTTCTTTTGGAGGAATTGGCTCTTGCGATCGAAGAACTTCCGGCCGATCAGAAATTCGCGTTCGTTGAAAATTCTTTCCAAGGAAAAACGTTTCAGGAGATTTCTTCCCAAACCGGAATTCCCGAAGGAACCCTTTCCGCGCGCAAAACATACGCGAAGGAATTTTTAAACCGAAGACTCAAAGATCTTAAATCCGTATTTCTCGAAAATTTTTAG
- a CDS encoding NAD-dependent epimerase/dehydratase family protein, with amino-acid sequence MNIFITGASGFVGEAATRILSKKHNVKAMSRSEKTDSVISKAGGEPVRSELNSVDPNLLKGIDVIVHGAAYVEQWGPFQDFWKINVEGTAQLLEAARIAGVKRFIFIGTEAALFYGQPMIDIDESYPYPKNSPFPYSKTKAEAEKLVLKANSPQMQTLSIRPRLIWGPGDKTVLPVLLKMIADGNFSWIDGGKALTNTTHIYNLVHSIELALTKGQGGKAYFVTDDEIFNFRNFLGSLLATQKVIAPNRSVPGWLARFLARIIEGVWKLFGIKNEPPLTRFSASIMSRDCTIKIDNAKKDLGYSPLLSVRQGLSEMPVL; translated from the coding sequence ATGAACATTTTTATCACCGGCGCGTCCGGCTTTGTCGGAGAAGCGGCCACCCGAATTCTATCCAAAAAACACAACGTTAAGGCGATGTCCCGATCCGAAAAAACCGATTCCGTAATTTCCAAAGCGGGAGGAGAACCGGTTCGTTCCGAACTCAATTCCGTAGATCCGAATCTTTTAAAGGGAATCGACGTAATCGTTCACGGCGCGGCGTATGTGGAACAATGGGGACCGTTTCAAGATTTTTGGAAAATCAACGTAGAAGGAACCGCGCAACTTCTCGAAGCCGCTCGAATAGCGGGCGTTAAACGATTTATCTTCATCGGAACCGAAGCGGCCTTATTTTACGGACAACCGATGATCGACATAGACGAATCGTATCCATATCCGAAGAATTCTCCGTTTCCATATTCCAAGACAAAGGCTGAAGCCGAAAAGCTTGTGTTGAAGGCCAATTCTCCCCAAATGCAAACGTTGTCGATCCGTCCTCGTTTGATCTGGGGCCCCGGAGATAAAACGGTTCTTCCCGTTCTGTTGAAGATGATCGCGGATGGAAATTTTTCTTGGATCGACGGAGGCAAAGCGTTAACGAATACGACTCATATCTATAACTTGGTTCATTCCATAGAATTGGCGTTGACGAAGGGACAAGGCGGAAAGGCTTACTTCGTTACGGACGATGAAATATTCAATTTTCGTAATTTTCTCGGATCGCTTCTCGCAACACAAAAGGTGATCGCACCGAATCGTTCCGTTCCCGGTTGGCTCGCCCGTTTTTTAGCGAGAATCATAGAAGGAGTTTGGAAACTTTTCGGAATCAAAAACGAACCGCCTTTAACACGATTCAGCGCGAGCATCATGTCCCGCGATTGTACGATCAAAATCGACAACGCAAAAAAAGATCTGGGTTATTCTCCCTTGCTTAGCGTTCGTCAGGGACTTTCGGAAATGCCGGTTCTTTAG
- a CDS encoding TetR/AcrR family transcriptional regulator has protein sequence MEQLSSRERLIQTTGRLLQEKGYHGTGLKDILKLSETPSGSLYHHFPDGKEELTAAAIQNAGERLEKQIQAAVENHPHLYGALQEFTNHLAQELIASGFQKGCPIATVVLEVAADNDRIQKVCSVTYLKWQNLLSTLLQKSGMEESRVEPVSILLLAAVEGALVLCRAHRSIEPLEAVRTQLEGILSVLIPA, from the coding sequence ATGGAACAACTCAGCTCCAGAGAACGATTGATACAGACGACCGGCCGTCTTCTCCAAGAGAAAGGGTATCACGGAACCGGACTGAAGGATATTCTTAAGTTAAGTGAAACTCCAAGCGGTTCCCTCTATCATCATTTCCCGGACGGAAAGGAAGAATTAACCGCGGCCGCCATACAAAATGCCGGAGAACGACTCGAAAAACAAATCCAAGCCGCCGTGGAAAATCATCCTCATCTTTACGGGGCGCTTCAAGAATTCACCAATCACCTCGCACAAGAACTGATCGCGTCCGGTTTTCAAAAAGGTTGTCCAATCGCAACCGTAGTACTGGAAGTCGCGGCCGACAACGACCGAATTCAAAAAGTCTGTTCGGTCACGTACCTCAAATGGCAGAATTTGCTGAGCACACTCTTGCAAAAATCGGGAATGGAGGAAAGCCGAGTCGAACCGGTCTCGATTCTACTATTGGCCGCCGTGGAAGGCGCGTTGGTGCTTTGTCGCGCCCATAGAAGCATAGAACCCCTGGAAGCGGTCCGAACCCAGTTGGAAGGGATTCTGAGCGTTTTGATCCCGGCTTAG
- a CDS encoding DUF1564 domain-containing protein: MGILSLNFDQELSCRLQEPQNEVVTLLISKHTLSRYNEKDRKTLPKRIPHLLRVYGKYLTSTKRLGKRAGKTSYQPSVGRGNMVRMNVRLSTGSWAFLGTLAQVHGVSRCFLFNYLLWLDEVGVGDSIVRTMNEGGPTFHRDYKYILHLDLLNNKITRRLECDPTNLFYVLDPRDWFDF; the protein is encoded by the coding sequence ATGGGAATCTTATCGTTGAATTTTGATCAGGAACTGAGTTGTAGGCTTCAAGAACCGCAAAACGAAGTGGTGACTCTTCTGATTTCGAAACATACATTGTCGCGCTATAACGAAAAGGATCGTAAAACGTTACCGAAGAGAATTCCTCATCTTCTTCGGGTATATGGAAAGTATTTAACGTCCACGAAACGCTTGGGTAAGAGAGCGGGTAAAACTTCTTATCAACCGAGTGTCGGTCGGGGGAACATGGTGCGGATGAATGTTCGTCTGAGCACGGGAAGTTGGGCCTTTTTGGGGACCTTGGCCCAAGTGCATGGGGTTTCGCGTTGTTTTTTGTTCAATTATCTTTTGTGGTTGGATGAGGTAGGGGTTGGAGATTCTATCGTGAGAACTATGAATGAAGGAGGTCCTACATTCCACAGGGATTACAAATACATCCTCCACCTCGACCTCTTAAACAACAAAATCACCCGACGATTAGAATGCGACCCGACGAATCTCTTTTACGTCTTAGACCCCCGAGACTGGTTCGATTTTTAA
- a CDS encoding FMN-binding negative transcriptional regulator, whose translation MYVPKAFEEADENKLISFIQENPFGILASASDVFPEASHLVFHPEKNESGKLFLFGHFARPNEHWKKINGPVLVVFSGAHCYVSPTWTGEPNSVPTWNYAAVHASGHLSFLDDVQSMERIAQLVASYETEPSPDWKLDFENSYFKNTIRGLVAFQIEVTRLEGKFKLSQNKSVELQTRVASKLEELSDDNSKTIARWMRENISRKNS comes from the coding sequence ATGTATGTTCCAAAAGCGTTCGAAGAAGCGGACGAAAATAAACTGATCTCCTTTATTCAAGAAAATCCTTTTGGAATTCTTGCGTCGGCTTCGGATGTTTTTCCCGAAGCGAGTCATCTCGTTTTTCATCCGGAAAAGAACGAGTCCGGAAAACTTTTTCTTTTCGGACATTTCGCGCGTCCCAACGAACATTGGAAAAAAATCAACGGACCGGTCTTGGTCGTTTTTTCGGGAGCGCATTGTTATGTTTCTCCGACTTGGACCGGCGAACCGAATTCCGTTCCGACCTGGAATTACGCGGCCGTGCATGCGTCCGGCCATCTGAGTTTTTTGGACGACGTTCAATCTATGGAAAGAATCGCCCAGCTTGTCGCTTCTTATGAAACCGAACCTTCTCCGGATTGGAAGTTGGACTTTGAAAATTCTTACTTTAAAAATACGATCAGAGGGTTGGTTGCGTTTCAAATCGAAGTCACTCGGTTGGAAGGAAAATTCAAATTGAGTCAGAATAAATCCGTGGAACTTCAGACTCGGGTCGCTTCAAAACTGGAGGAGTTGTCGGATGATAATTCTAAAACGATTGCTCGGTGGATGAGGGAGAATATTAGTCGGAAGAATTCTTGA
- a CDS encoding potassium/proton antiporter, which produces MEFEFSTLILSGLIILSIGLLRISSKFGVPSLLLFLMIGMAAGSDGPGGIEFDNALLARQVGSIALAYILFSGGLETEWQKIKPVLWKGIILGNLGVLITWAAMGLFSVYVLGFSPIIGFLLGAVVSSTDAAAVFNVLRTRNTGMKKGLTSLLELESGSNDPLAVLLTVSILSLLGPTPPQPGELALHIFMQFSIGSAAGAVFGYLIFKGLNRIKLEYEGLYPVLISASVLFVYSATELIGGNPFLAVYIAGLVLGNQSFVHKRSNLRFLDGIAWLMQIIMFLTLGLLVFPSRIPPLFGTGILFSLFLVFFARPIAVFISLFRSGYNIREKLLVSWIGLRGAAPIILATFPFAQGVEGSDKIFHLVFFTVLISLLFQGTSVPQVVRWLGLDAPLEQRASYPFEFENREQSDSNLLEFIVPYGSTSVGKFVYSLNFPENSLITLIYRGDGHIVPTGKTKLEEGDVLLILTPKGSEDKIREILSKMETPA; this is translated from the coding sequence ATGGAATTTGAATTCAGCACTCTTATTTTATCCGGACTGATCATACTCAGCATCGGACTTTTACGAATCTCTTCCAAGTTCGGAGTTCCTTCTCTTCTTCTCTTTCTTATGATTGGAATGGCCGCGGGTTCTGACGGCCCCGGAGGAATCGAATTCGACAACGCTCTTTTGGCGAGACAAGTCGGTTCGATCGCTCTCGCTTATATCCTTTTCTCGGGCGGATTGGAAACCGAATGGCAAAAGATCAAACCGGTTCTTTGGAAAGGAATCATTCTCGGGAACTTAGGCGTTTTAATCACTTGGGCCGCGATGGGACTTTTTTCCGTATATGTTCTCGGATTTTCTCCGATTATCGGATTCTTATTGGGCGCGGTCGTTTCTTCGACCGATGCGGCCGCGGTTTTTAACGTACTCAGAACCAGAAATACGGGGATGAAAAAGGGACTGACATCCCTTCTCGAACTCGAATCGGGAAGCAACGACCCGTTGGCGGTTCTTTTGACGGTGAGTATTCTCAGCTTATTAGGACCGACGCCGCCCCAACCCGGAGAACTCGCGCTTCATATCTTTATGCAATTCTCCATCGGAAGCGCGGCGGGGGCCGTGTTCGGATATCTGATCTTCAAAGGGCTCAATCGAATCAAACTCGAATACGAGGGATTGTATCCCGTATTGATTTCCGCTTCGGTTTTGTTCGTTTACTCCGCGACCGAGTTGATCGGAGGAAACCCGTTCTTGGCGGTTTATATCGCGGGACTCGTTTTAGGAAATCAATCCTTCGTCCACAAACGAAGTAATCTCAGATTCTTGGACGGGATCGCATGGTTGATGCAGATCATCATGTTCTTAACGTTAGGCTTGCTTGTATTCCCGAGCAGAATTCCTCCTCTTTTCGGAACCGGAATTTTGTTTTCCCTCTTTCTCGTATTCTTTGCAAGACCGATCGCCGTTTTCATTTCGCTTTTCCGATCGGGTTATAATATTAGAGAAAAGTTATTGGTCTCTTGGATCGGACTCAGAGGAGCAGCGCCGATCATTCTCGCGACGTTTCCGTTCGCGCAAGGAGTGGAAGGCTCGGACAAAATCTTTCACTTGGTATTTTTTACGGTTCTCATCTCGCTTCTTTTTCAAGGAACGAGCGTACCGCAAGTTGTTCGTTGGCTCGGGTTGGACGCGCCTCTCGAACAAAGAGCTTCGTATCCGTTCGAATTCGAAAACCGAGAACAAAGCGATTCCAATCTTCTCGAGTTCATTGTTCCGTACGGATCGACCTCGGTCGGAAAGTTCGTGTATTCTTTGAACTTCCCGGAGAATTCCCTCATCACGCTCATTTATCGCGGGGACGGACATATCGTTCCAACAGGAAAAACTAAATTAGAAGAAGGTGATGTTCTTTTGATTCTGACTCCGAAAGGAAGTGAAGACAAGATCCGGGAAATTCTATCCAAGATGGAAACCCCCGCTTAA
- a CDS encoding SRPBCC family protein has product MNQKLMLKKEISIQAPIAKVWNGLVDPEIIKLYLYGTKAISEWKVGTPILFTGVWEGKEYEDHGTIRRFEKEKVFQYDYWSNFSGIPDVPENYSIITFELSAEPNQSGGVGTTTRLLLTQENFPTQTSYEHSDTGWDHSLKILKEFLEK; this is encoded by the coding sequence ATGAATCAAAAGTTAATGCTCAAAAAGGAAATTTCCATTCAAGCGCCGATCGCAAAGGTTTGGAACGGGCTCGTGGATCCCGAAATCATCAAGTTATATCTGTACGGAACGAAGGCGATTTCAGAATGGAAGGTCGGAACTCCGATCCTTTTTACCGGTGTTTGGGAAGGGAAAGAATACGAGGATCATGGAACGATTCGTAGGTTCGAAAAGGAAAAAGTATTTCAATACGATTATTGGAGCAATTTTTCGGGCATCCCGGACGTTCCCGAAAATTATTCCATCATTACGTTCGAGTTGAGCGCGGAACCAAATCAAAGCGGAGGTGTGGGAACTACAACGCGTCTTTTATTGACTCAGGAGAATTTTCCGACTCAGACTTCTTACGAACATTCGGATACGGGTTGGGATCATTCTTTGAAGATTTTAAAAGAATTTTTGGAAAAGTAA